The following are from one region of the Ochotona princeps isolate mOchPri1 chromosome 15, mOchPri1.hap1, whole genome shotgun sequence genome:
- the PCBP2 gene encoding poly(rC)-binding protein 2 isoform X6, with product MDTGVIEGGLNVTLTIRLLMHGKEVGSIIGKKGESVKKMREESGARINISEGNCPERIITLAGPTNAIFKAFAMIIDKLEEDISSSMTNSTAASRPPVTLRLVVPASQCGSLIGKGGCKIKEIRESTGAQVQVAGDMLPNSTERAITIAGIPQSIIECVKQICVVMLESPPKGVTIPYRPKPSSSPVIFAGGQDRYSTGSDSASFPHTTPSMCLNPDLEGPPLEAYTIQGQYAIPQPDLTKLHQLAMQQSHFPMTHGNTGFSGIESSSPEVKGYWAGLDASAQTTSHELTIPNDLIGCIIGRQGAKINEIRQMSGAQIKIANPVEGSTDRQVTITGSAASISLAQYLINVRLSSETGGMGSS from the exons ATGGACACCGGTGTGATTGAAGGTGGATTAAATGTCACTCTCACTATTCGGCTACTTATGCATGGCAAG GAAGTTGGcagtattattggaaag AAAGGAGAATCTGTTAAGAAGATGCGCGAGGAG AGCGGTGCACGGATCAACATCTCAGAGGGGAATTGTCCTGAGAGAATTATCACTTTGGCTGGACCCACTAATGCCATCTTCAAAGCCTTTGCTATGATCATTGACAAACTGGAAGAG GACATCAGCAGCTCTATGACCAACAGCACAGCTGCCAGCAGACCTCCAGTTACCCTGAGGCTTGTGGTTCCTGCAAGTCAGTGTGGCTCTCTCATTGGAAAGGGTGGTTGCAAGATCAAGGAAATACGAGAG AGTACAGGGGCTcaggtgcaggtggcaggggacaTGCTCCCCAACTCAACCGAGCGCGCCATCACTATTGCTGGCATTCCTCAGTCGATCATTGAGTGTGTTAAACAGATCTGCGTGGTCATGTTGGAG TCCCCCCCGAAGGGCGTGACCATCCCGTACCGGCCCAAGCCGTCCAGTTCTCCGGTCATCTTTGCAGGTGGTCAG GACAGGTACAGCACAGGCAGCGACAGTGCGAGCTTTCCCCACACCACCCCGTCCATGTGCCTCAACCCTGACCTGGAGGGACCACCTCTAGAG GCTTATACCATTCAAGGACAGTATGCCATTCCACAGCCAGAT TTGACCAAGCTGCACCAGTTGGCAATGCAACAGTCCCATTTTCCCATGACGCATGGCAACACCGGATTCAGTG GCATTGAATCCAGCTCTCCAGAGGTGAAAGGCTATTGGg CAGGTCTGGATGCATCTGCTCAGACTACTTCTCATGAACTCACCATTCCAAATGAT cTGATTGGCTGCATTATTGGGCGTCAAGGCGCCAAAATCAATGAGATCCGTCAGATGTCTGGGGCGCAGATCAAAATTGCGAACCCAGTAGAAGGATCTACTGACAGGCAGGTTACCATCACCGGATCTGCTGCCAGCATTAGCCTGGCTCAGTATCTAATCAATGTCAG
- the PCBP2 gene encoding poly(rC)-binding protein 2 isoform X5 — protein sequence MDTGVIEGGLNVTLTIRLLMHGKEVGSIIGKKGESVKKMREESGARINISEGNCPERIITLAGPTNAIFKAFAMIIDKLEEDISSSMTNSTAASRPPVTLRLVVPASQCGSLIGKGGCKIKEIRESTGAQVQVAGDMLPNSTERAITIAGIPQSIIECVKQICVVMLESPPKGVTIPYRPKPSSSPVIFAGGQDRYSTGSDSASFPHTTPSMCLNPDLEGPPLEAYTIQGQYAIPQPDLTKLHQLAMQQSHFPMTHGNTGFSGIESSSPEVKGYWGLDASAQTTSHELTIPNDLIGCIIGRQGAKINEIRQMSGAQIKIANPVEGSTDRQVTITGSAASISLAQYLINVRLSSETGGMGSS from the exons ATGGACACCGGTGTGATTGAAGGTGGATTAAATGTCACTCTCACTATTCGGCTACTTATGCATGGCAAG GAAGTTGGcagtattattggaaag AAAGGAGAATCTGTTAAGAAGATGCGCGAGGAG AGCGGTGCACGGATCAACATCTCAGAGGGGAATTGTCCTGAGAGAATTATCACTTTGGCTGGACCCACTAATGCCATCTTCAAAGCCTTTGCTATGATCATTGACAAACTGGAAGAG GACATCAGCAGCTCTATGACCAACAGCACAGCTGCCAGCAGACCTCCAGTTACCCTGAGGCTTGTGGTTCCTGCAAGTCAGTGTGGCTCTCTCATTGGAAAGGGTGGTTGCAAGATCAAGGAAATACGAGAG AGTACAGGGGCTcaggtgcaggtggcaggggacaTGCTCCCCAACTCAACCGAGCGCGCCATCACTATTGCTGGCATTCCTCAGTCGATCATTGAGTGTGTTAAACAGATCTGCGTGGTCATGTTGGAG TCCCCCCCGAAGGGCGTGACCATCCCGTACCGGCCCAAGCCGTCCAGTTCTCCGGTCATCTTTGCAGGTGGTCAG GACAGGTACAGCACAGGCAGCGACAGTGCGAGCTTTCCCCACACCACCCCGTCCATGTGCCTCAACCCTGACCTGGAGGGACCACCTCTAGAG GCTTATACCATTCAAGGACAGTATGCCATTCCACAGCCAGAT TTGACCAAGCTGCACCAGTTGGCAATGCAACAGTCCCATTTTCCCATGACGCATGGCAACACCGGATTCAGTG GCATTGAATCCAGCTCTCCAGAGGTGAAAGGCTATTGGg GTCTGGATGCATCTGCTCAGACTACTTCTCATGAACTCACCATTCCAAATGAT cTGATTGGCTGCATTATTGGGCGTCAAGGCGCCAAAATCAATGAGATCCGTCAGATGTCTGGGGCGCAGATCAAAATTGCGAACCCAGTAGAAGGATCTACTGACAGGCAGGTTACCATCACCGGATCTGCTGCCAGCATTAGCCTGGCTCAGTATCTAATCAATGTCAG
- the PCBP2 gene encoding poly(rC)-binding protein 2 isoform X3, producing the protein MREESGARINISEGNCPERIITLAGPTNAIFKAFAMIIDKLEEDISSSMTNSTAASRPPVTLRLVVPASQCGSLIGKGGCKIKEIRESTGAQVQVAGDMLPNSTERAITIAGIPQSIIECVKQICVVMLETLSQSPPKGVTIPYRPKPSSSPVIFAGGQDRYSTGSDSASFPHTTPSMCLNPDLEGPPLEAYTIQGQYAIPQPDLTKLHQLAMQQSHFPMTHGNTGFSAGLDASAQTTSHELTIPNDLIGCIIGRQGAKINEIRQMSGAQIKIANPVEGSTDRQVTITGSAASISLAQYLINVRLSSETGGMGSS; encoded by the exons ATGCGCGAGGAG AGCGGTGCACGGATCAACATCTCAGAGGGGAATTGTCCTGAGAGAATTATCACTTTGGCTGGACCCACTAATGCCATCTTCAAAGCCTTTGCTATGATCATTGACAAACTGGAAGAG GACATCAGCAGCTCTATGACCAACAGCACAGCTGCCAGCAGACCTCCAGTTACCCTGAGGCTTGTGGTTCCTGCAAGTCAGTGTGGCTCTCTCATTGGAAAGGGTGGTTGCAAGATCAAGGAAATACGAGAG AGTACAGGGGCTcaggtgcaggtggcaggggacaTGCTCCCCAACTCAACCGAGCGCGCCATCACTATTGCTGGCATTCCTCAGTCGATCATTGAGTGTGTTAAACAGATCTGCGTGGTCATGTTGGAG aCTCTCTCCCAGTCCCCCCCGAAGGGCGTGACCATCCCGTACCGGCCCAAGCCGTCCAGTTCTCCGGTCATCTTTGCAGGTGGTCAG GACAGGTACAGCACAGGCAGCGACAGTGCGAGCTTTCCCCACACCACCCCGTCCATGTGCCTCAACCCTGACCTGGAGGGACCACCTCTAGAG GCTTATACCATTCAAGGACAGTATGCCATTCCACAGCCAGAT TTGACCAAGCTGCACCAGTTGGCAATGCAACAGTCCCATTTTCCCATGACGCATGGCAACACCGGATTCAGTG CAGGTCTGGATGCATCTGCTCAGACTACTTCTCATGAACTCACCATTCCAAATGAT cTGATTGGCTGCATTATTGGGCGTCAAGGCGCCAAAATCAATGAGATCCGTCAGATGTCTGGGGCGCAGATCAAAATTGCGAACCCAGTAGAAGGATCTACTGACAGGCAGGTTACCATCACCGGATCTGCTGCCAGCATTAGCCTGGCTCAGTATCTAATCAATGTCAG
- the PCBP2 gene encoding poly(rC)-binding protein 2 isoform X2: MREESGARINISEGNCPERIITLAGPTNAIFKAFAMIIDKLEEDISSSMTNSTAASRPPVTLRLVVPASQCGSLIGKGGCKIKEIRESTGAQVQVAGDMLPNSTERAITIAGIPQSIIECVKQICVVMLETLSQSPPKGVTIPYRPKPSSSPVIFAGGQDRYSTGSDSASFPHTTPSMCLNPDLEGPPLEAYTIQGQYAIPQPDLTKLHQLAMQQSHFPMTHGNTGFSGIESSSPEVKGYWGLDASAQTTSHELTIPNDLIGCIIGRQGAKINEIRQMSGAQIKIANPVEGSTDRQVTITGSAASISLAQYLINVRLSSETGGMGSS, translated from the exons ATGCGCGAGGAG AGCGGTGCACGGATCAACATCTCAGAGGGGAATTGTCCTGAGAGAATTATCACTTTGGCTGGACCCACTAATGCCATCTTCAAAGCCTTTGCTATGATCATTGACAAACTGGAAGAG GACATCAGCAGCTCTATGACCAACAGCACAGCTGCCAGCAGACCTCCAGTTACCCTGAGGCTTGTGGTTCCTGCAAGTCAGTGTGGCTCTCTCATTGGAAAGGGTGGTTGCAAGATCAAGGAAATACGAGAG AGTACAGGGGCTcaggtgcaggtggcaggggacaTGCTCCCCAACTCAACCGAGCGCGCCATCACTATTGCTGGCATTCCTCAGTCGATCATTGAGTGTGTTAAACAGATCTGCGTGGTCATGTTGGAG aCTCTCTCCCAGTCCCCCCCGAAGGGCGTGACCATCCCGTACCGGCCCAAGCCGTCCAGTTCTCCGGTCATCTTTGCAGGTGGTCAG GACAGGTACAGCACAGGCAGCGACAGTGCGAGCTTTCCCCACACCACCCCGTCCATGTGCCTCAACCCTGACCTGGAGGGACCACCTCTAGAG GCTTATACCATTCAAGGACAGTATGCCATTCCACAGCCAGAT TTGACCAAGCTGCACCAGTTGGCAATGCAACAGTCCCATTTTCCCATGACGCATGGCAACACCGGATTCAGTG GCATTGAATCCAGCTCTCCAGAGGTGAAAGGCTATTGGg GTCTGGATGCATCTGCTCAGACTACTTCTCATGAACTCACCATTCCAAATGAT cTGATTGGCTGCATTATTGGGCGTCAAGGCGCCAAAATCAATGAGATCCGTCAGATGTCTGGGGCGCAGATCAAAATTGCGAACCCAGTAGAAGGATCTACTGACAGGCAGGTTACCATCACCGGATCTGCTGCCAGCATTAGCCTGGCTCAGTATCTAATCAATGTCAG
- the PCBP2 gene encoding poly(rC)-binding protein 2 isoform X1: MREESGARINISEGNCPERIITLAGPTNAIFKAFAMIIDKLEEDISSSMTNSTAASRPPVTLRLVVPASQCGSLIGKGGCKIKEIRESTGAQVQVAGDMLPNSTERAITIAGIPQSIIECVKQICVVMLETLSQSPPKGVTIPYRPKPSSSPVIFAGGQDRYSTGSDSASFPHTTPSMCLNPDLEGPPLEAYTIQGQYAIPQPDLTKLHQLAMQQSHFPMTHGNTGFSGIESSSPEVKGYWAGLDASAQTTSHELTIPNDLIGCIIGRQGAKINEIRQMSGAQIKIANPVEGSTDRQVTITGSAASISLAQYLINVRLSSETGGMGSS, from the exons ATGCGCGAGGAG AGCGGTGCACGGATCAACATCTCAGAGGGGAATTGTCCTGAGAGAATTATCACTTTGGCTGGACCCACTAATGCCATCTTCAAAGCCTTTGCTATGATCATTGACAAACTGGAAGAG GACATCAGCAGCTCTATGACCAACAGCACAGCTGCCAGCAGACCTCCAGTTACCCTGAGGCTTGTGGTTCCTGCAAGTCAGTGTGGCTCTCTCATTGGAAAGGGTGGTTGCAAGATCAAGGAAATACGAGAG AGTACAGGGGCTcaggtgcaggtggcaggggacaTGCTCCCCAACTCAACCGAGCGCGCCATCACTATTGCTGGCATTCCTCAGTCGATCATTGAGTGTGTTAAACAGATCTGCGTGGTCATGTTGGAG aCTCTCTCCCAGTCCCCCCCGAAGGGCGTGACCATCCCGTACCGGCCCAAGCCGTCCAGTTCTCCGGTCATCTTTGCAGGTGGTCAG GACAGGTACAGCACAGGCAGCGACAGTGCGAGCTTTCCCCACACCACCCCGTCCATGTGCCTCAACCCTGACCTGGAGGGACCACCTCTAGAG GCTTATACCATTCAAGGACAGTATGCCATTCCACAGCCAGAT TTGACCAAGCTGCACCAGTTGGCAATGCAACAGTCCCATTTTCCCATGACGCATGGCAACACCGGATTCAGTG GCATTGAATCCAGCTCTCCAGAGGTGAAAGGCTATTGGg CAGGTCTGGATGCATCTGCTCAGACTACTTCTCATGAACTCACCATTCCAAATGAT cTGATTGGCTGCATTATTGGGCGTCAAGGCGCCAAAATCAATGAGATCCGTCAGATGTCTGGGGCGCAGATCAAAATTGCGAACCCAGTAGAAGGATCTACTGACAGGCAGGTTACCATCACCGGATCTGCTGCCAGCATTAGCCTGGCTCAGTATCTAATCAATGTCAG
- the PCBP2 gene encoding poly(rC)-binding protein 2 isoform X4 translates to MREESGARINISEGNCPERIITLAGPTNAIFKAFAMIIDKLEEDISSSMTNSTAASRPPVTLRLVVPASQCGSLIGKGGCKIKEIRESTGAQVQVAGDMLPNSTERAITIAGIPQSIIECVKQICVVMLETLSQSPPKGVTIPYRPKPSSSPVIFAGGQAYTIQGQYAIPQPDLTKLHQLAMQQSHFPMTHGNTGFSGIESSSPEVKGYWAGLDASAQTTSHELTIPNDLIGCIIGRQGAKINEIRQMSGAQIKIANPVEGSTDRQVTITGSAASISLAQYLINVRLSSETGGMGSS, encoded by the exons ATGCGCGAGGAG AGCGGTGCACGGATCAACATCTCAGAGGGGAATTGTCCTGAGAGAATTATCACTTTGGCTGGACCCACTAATGCCATCTTCAAAGCCTTTGCTATGATCATTGACAAACTGGAAGAG GACATCAGCAGCTCTATGACCAACAGCACAGCTGCCAGCAGACCTCCAGTTACCCTGAGGCTTGTGGTTCCTGCAAGTCAGTGTGGCTCTCTCATTGGAAAGGGTGGTTGCAAGATCAAGGAAATACGAGAG AGTACAGGGGCTcaggtgcaggtggcaggggacaTGCTCCCCAACTCAACCGAGCGCGCCATCACTATTGCTGGCATTCCTCAGTCGATCATTGAGTGTGTTAAACAGATCTGCGTGGTCATGTTGGAG aCTCTCTCCCAGTCCCCCCCGAAGGGCGTGACCATCCCGTACCGGCCCAAGCCGTCCAGTTCTCCGGTCATCTTTGCAGGTGGTCAG GCTTATACCATTCAAGGACAGTATGCCATTCCACAGCCAGAT TTGACCAAGCTGCACCAGTTGGCAATGCAACAGTCCCATTTTCCCATGACGCATGGCAACACCGGATTCAGTG GCATTGAATCCAGCTCTCCAGAGGTGAAAGGCTATTGGg CAGGTCTGGATGCATCTGCTCAGACTACTTCTCATGAACTCACCATTCCAAATGAT cTGATTGGCTGCATTATTGGGCGTCAAGGCGCCAAAATCAATGAGATCCGTCAGATGTCTGGGGCGCAGATCAAAATTGCGAACCCAGTAGAAGGATCTACTGACAGGCAGGTTACCATCACCGGATCTGCTGCCAGCATTAGCCTGGCTCAGTATCTAATCAATGTCAG